In Mycobacterium stomatepiae, the following are encoded in one genomic region:
- the bioB gene encoding biotin synthase BioB produces the protein MTQAATRPTTEAGDGADILAIARQQVLDGGEGLSRDQVLAVLQLPDERLEELLALAHEVRMRWCGPEVEVEGIISLKTGGCPEDCHFCSQSGLFASPVRSAWLDIPSLVEAAKQTAKSGATEFCIVAAVRGPDKRLMSQVAAGIEAIRNEVEINVACSLGMLSAGQVSELAAMGVHRYNHNLETARSFFTNVVTTHTWEERWQTLTMVRDAGMEVCCGGILGMGETLEQRAEFAADLAELDPDEVPLNFLNPRPGTPFGDLEVMPVSEALKSVAAFRLALPRTMLRFAGGREITLGDLGAKQGILGGINAVIVGNYLTTLGRPAESDLELLDDLQMPIKALNATL, from the coding sequence GTGACTCAAGCGGCAACTCGACCCACCACCGAAGCCGGCGATGGCGCAGACATCCTGGCGATAGCCCGCCAGCAGGTGCTCGACGGCGGCGAGGGATTGAGCCGGGACCAGGTCCTCGCGGTGCTGCAGCTGCCCGACGAGCGGCTCGAGGAGCTGCTGGCGCTGGCCCACGAGGTGCGGATGCGCTGGTGTGGCCCCGAGGTCGAGGTCGAGGGCATCATCAGCCTCAAGACTGGCGGCTGCCCCGAGGACTGCCACTTTTGTTCGCAGTCCGGGCTGTTCGCCTCGCCGGTGCGCAGCGCCTGGCTGGACATTCCGAGCCTGGTCGAGGCCGCCAAGCAGACCGCGAAGTCGGGTGCCACCGAGTTCTGCATCGTGGCCGCGGTGCGTGGTCCGGACAAGCGGCTGATGTCCCAGGTCGCGGCCGGTATTGAGGCGATCCGTAACGAGGTCGAGATCAACGTCGCCTGCTCGCTGGGCATGCTGAGCGCCGGGCAGGTCTCCGAGCTCGCCGCGATGGGCGTGCACCGCTACAACCACAATCTGGAGACCGCGCGGTCGTTCTTCACCAACGTCGTCACCACGCACACGTGGGAAGAGCGCTGGCAGACGCTGACGATGGTGCGCGACGCGGGTATGGAGGTGTGCTGCGGCGGCATCCTCGGCATGGGAGAGACGCTGGAGCAGCGGGCGGAATTCGCCGCCGACCTCGCCGAGCTCGACCCCGACGAGGTGCCGCTGAATTTCCTCAACCCGCGGCCCGGCACGCCGTTCGGCGACCTCGAGGTGATGCCCGTCAGCGAAGCGCTGAAGTCGGTGGCCGCGTTCCGGCTGGCGTTGCCACGCACGATGCTGCGCTTCGCCGGTGGCCGCGAGATCACCCTAGGCGACCTCGGCGCCAAGCAGGGCATCCTGGGCGGCATCAACGCCGTGATCGTCGGGAACTACCTGACCACCCTCGGCCGTCCCGCCGAGTCCGATCTGGAACTGCTCGACGATCTGCAGATGCCGATCAAGGCGCTGAACGCCACCTTGTAG
- a CDS encoding 2'-5' RNA ligase family protein — translation MVHSLELVFDRDTEAAVRRIWEELAGGGIPSQAPASRPHVTLAVAERISADVDELLRPVAARLPLSALIGAPVLFGRTSAVFARLLVPSAELLDLHAEVHRLCGPHLAPAPMANSLPGQWTAHVTLARRVSGAQLGRALRIAGRPSQIEGRFAGLRRWDGNKRVEHPL, via the coding sequence ATGGTCCATTCGCTCGAGCTGGTCTTCGACCGCGACACCGAGGCCGCGGTCCGCCGAATCTGGGAGGAACTGGCCGGCGGGGGGATCCCCAGCCAGGCCCCGGCCAGCCGTCCGCACGTCACACTGGCGGTCGCGGAGAGGATTTCGGCCGATGTCGACGAGCTGCTGCGTCCGGTGGCCGCGCGGCTTCCGCTGAGCGCCCTGATCGGCGCGCCCGTGCTGTTCGGGCGCACCAGCGCCGTGTTCGCCCGGCTGCTGGTTCCGAGCGCCGAGCTGCTCGACCTGCACGCCGAGGTGCACCGGTTGTGCGGCCCGCACCTGGCACCCGCGCCGATGGCCAACAGCCTGCCCGGCCAGTGGACCGCGCACGTCACGCTGGCGCGCCGGGTCAGCGGCGCGCAGCTGGGCCGGGCGCTGCGCATCGCGGGCCGGCCATCGCAGATCGAGGGCCGCTTCGCGGGTCTGCGCCGCTGGGACGGCAACAAGCGGGTCGAGCACCCGCTCTAG
- the bioD gene encoding dethiobiotin synthase, whose translation MTVLAVTGTGTGVGKTVTVAALACHARQAGIEVAVCKPAQTGTDSGDDDLAEVTRLSGVTETAGLARYPQPLAPVAAAEQAGMPLPTREQMLALIRDLDRPGRLTLVEGAGGLLVELGAAGVTLRDLAVDLGAPVLITVTAELGTLNHTALTLESLAGHGLLCAGVVIGSWPSQPGAVETSNRSALGRLAPVRAALPAGAGAMAVDDFATMSAAAFDRDWVTALVR comes from the coding sequence TTGACCGTCCTGGCCGTCACCGGTACCGGTACGGGGGTGGGCAAGACGGTCACCGTCGCGGCGTTGGCGTGTCACGCCCGTCAGGCCGGGATCGAGGTCGCGGTGTGCAAGCCCGCGCAGACCGGCACCGACTCCGGCGACGACGACCTCGCCGAGGTCACCCGGTTGTCCGGCGTGACCGAAACCGCCGGGCTGGCCCGCTATCCGCAACCGCTGGCGCCCGTCGCGGCGGCCGAGCAGGCCGGCATGCCGCTGCCCACCCGCGAGCAGATGCTGGCGCTCATCCGGGACCTGGACCGCCCGGGCCGGCTCACCCTGGTCGAGGGCGCCGGCGGACTGCTGGTCGAGCTCGGCGCCGCCGGCGTCACGCTGCGCGACCTCGCCGTCGACCTGGGCGCGCCGGTGCTGATCACCGTCACCGCCGAACTGGGCACCTTGAACCACACTGCGCTGACTCTGGAATCACTTGCTGGACACGGGCTTTTGTGCGCCGGCGTGGTGATCGGCAGCTGGCCGTCCCAGCCCGGAGCGGTGGAGACGTCGAACCGGTCCGCCCTGGGCCGGCTGGCGCCGGTGCGGGCCGCGCTGCCCGCCGGGGCCGGCGCGATGGCCGTCGACGACTTCGCGACGATGAGCGCTGCGGCGTTCGACCGTGACTGGGTGACCGCGCTGGTGCGCTGA
- a CDS encoding 8-amino-7-oxononanoate synthase has product MKAPIEVSPLAWLEAVEQQRRAAGLRRSLRPRAAVATELDLASNDYLGLSQHPDVIDGGVAALRVWGAGATGSRLVTGNTELHEQFETELADYVGAAAGLLFSSGYTANLGSVVGLSGPGSLLVSEERSHASLVDACRLSRARVVVTPHLDVDAVDAALSARDEERAVVITESVFSADGVLAPLRELHDVCRRHRALLIVDEAHGLGVRGGGRGLMYELGLAGAPDIVMTTTLSKALGSQGGMVLGPPEVRAHLIDAARPFIFDTGLAPAAVGAAMAALQVLRTEAWRPEAVLRYASELADICGVPEEPQSAVVSVILGDPEVAVAAATACLDAGVRVGCFRPPTVPAGTSRLRLTARASLDAAELQVARRVLTDVLAAARR; this is encoded by the coding sequence ATGAAGGCACCGATCGAGGTTTCCCCGCTGGCCTGGCTGGAGGCGGTGGAACAGCAGCGCCGCGCGGCCGGGCTGCGCCGTTCGCTGCGCCCGCGCGCGGCCGTGGCCACCGAGCTGGACCTGGCATCCAACGACTACCTCGGTCTGTCGCAGCATCCCGACGTGATCGACGGCGGTGTCGCGGCGCTGCGGGTCTGGGGTGCGGGTGCCACCGGTTCGCGCCTGGTCACCGGCAACACCGAACTGCACGAGCAGTTCGAGACCGAGCTCGCCGATTATGTCGGTGCTGCCGCCGGGTTGCTGTTCTCCTCCGGATACACCGCCAATCTCGGCAGCGTCGTCGGCTTGTCCGGCCCGGGCTCGCTGCTGGTTTCGGAGGAGCGTTCGCACGCGTCGCTGGTGGACGCCTGCCGACTGTCGCGCGCGCGGGTGGTGGTGACGCCGCACCTGGACGTCGACGCGGTCGACGCGGCCCTGAGCGCCCGCGACGAGGAGCGGGCGGTCGTCATCACCGAATCGGTCTTCAGCGCCGACGGCGTGCTGGCCCCGCTGCGCGAGCTGCACGACGTGTGCCGGCGCCACCGGGCGCTGCTGATCGTCGACGAGGCACACGGGCTCGGGGTGCGCGGTGGCGGGCGCGGACTGATGTACGAACTCGGGCTCGCCGGTGCGCCCGACATCGTGATGACCACCACCCTGTCCAAGGCGCTGGGCAGCCAGGGCGGCATGGTGCTGGGGCCTCCCGAGGTGCGCGCCCACCTGATCGACGCGGCCCGCCCGTTCATCTTCGACACCGGCCTGGCCCCGGCCGCTGTCGGTGCCGCGATGGCCGCGCTGCAGGTGCTGCGTACCGAGGCGTGGCGGCCCGAGGCGGTGCTGCGGTACGCCAGCGAGCTGGCCGACATCTGCGGCGTGCCTGAGGAGCCGCAGTCGGCGGTGGTGTCGGTGATCCTGGGCGACCCGGAGGTGGCGGTGGCCGCCGCGACGGCCTGCCTGGACGCCGGTGTGCGGGTCGGGTGCTTCCGGCCACCGACCGTGCCCGCCGGTACGTCGCGACTGCGGCTGACCGCGCGCGCGTCGCTCGATGCCGCCGAGCTTCAGGTCGCGCGCCGGGTGCTCACCGATGTTCTTGCCGCGGCGCGCCGTTGA
- a CDS encoding adenosylmethionine--8-amino-7-oxononanoate transaminase, translating to MPAARSGLTPEQISAIDAAHLWHPYSTIGSEAVLPVVAVGARGAWLTLVRDGKPIDVLDAMSSWWTAIHGHGHPVLDEALAAQLRSMNHVMFGGLTHEPAARLAQLLVEITPAGLETVFFSDSGSVSVEVAVKMALQYWRSRGRPAKHRLMTWRGGYHGDTFTPMSVCDPDGGMHSLWTDILARQVFASQVPRDYDAAYSAVFEEQLAEHAAELAAVVVEPVVQGAGGMRFHDPRYLRDLRDICRRHDVLLIFDEIATGFGRTGELFAADHAGVSPDIMCVGKALTGGYLSLAATLCTTDIAHTISSGEAGALMHGPTFMANPLACAVSMASVEVLLGQDWRSRVAEIAAGLTRGLEPARALPGVADVRVRGAIGVIECAAPVDLAVATPAALDHGIWLRPFRNLVYAMPPYICGPDEIVQITSAMVEVARLVG from the coding sequence ATGCCTGCGGCGAGATCGGGGTTGACGCCCGAGCAAATCAGCGCGATCGACGCCGCGCATCTTTGGCATCCCTACAGCACGATCGGCAGCGAAGCCGTCCTGCCCGTGGTCGCCGTCGGGGCCCGCGGCGCCTGGTTGACGCTGGTCAGAGACGGCAAGCCGATCGATGTGCTGGACGCGATGAGTTCGTGGTGGACCGCGATCCACGGGCACGGCCACCCCGTGCTGGACGAAGCGCTGGCGGCGCAGCTGAGATCGATGAACCATGTGATGTTCGGCGGGCTGACCCACGAACCGGCCGCCCGGCTGGCCCAGCTGCTGGTGGAGATCACCCCGGCCGGCCTGGAAACGGTGTTCTTCAGCGATTCCGGGTCGGTATCGGTGGAGGTCGCGGTCAAAATGGCGCTGCAGTACTGGCGCAGCCGCGGGCGGCCCGCCAAGCACCGACTGATGACGTGGCGCGGCGGCTACCACGGCGACACCTTCACACCGATGAGCGTCTGCGACCCCGACGGCGGCATGCATTCGCTGTGGACCGACATCCTGGCCCGGCAGGTGTTCGCCTCTCAGGTGCCCCGCGACTACGACGCCGCCTACAGCGCGGTGTTCGAGGAGCAACTGGCCGAACACGCGGCCGAGCTCGCGGCCGTCGTCGTCGAGCCCGTCGTCCAGGGCGCCGGCGGCATGCGCTTCCACGACCCCCGCTACCTGCGCGACCTGCGTGACATCTGCCGCCGCCACGACGTGCTGTTGATCTTCGACGAGATCGCCACCGGGTTCGGCCGCACCGGCGAGTTGTTCGCCGCCGACCACGCCGGCGTCAGCCCGGACATCATGTGCGTCGGCAAGGCGCTGACCGGCGGATATCTCAGCCTCGCCGCGACGTTGTGCACCACCGACATCGCGCACACCATCAGCTCCGGTGAGGCCGGTGCGCTGATGCACGGCCCCACCTTCATGGCCAACCCGCTGGCCTGCGCGGTGTCAATGGCCAGCGTGGAGGTGCTGCTGGGCCAGGACTGGCGGTCGCGGGTCGCCGAGATCGCCGCCGGGCTGACCCGGGGACTAGAGCCGGCGCGCGCCCTGCCCGGCGTGGCCGACGTGCGGGTGCGCGGCGCCATCGGTGTGATCGAATGCGCCGCGCCGGTCGATCTGGCCGTGGCCACCCCGGCGGCGCTGGACCACGGCATCTGGCTACGCCCGTTCCGCAACCTCGTCTACGCGATGCCGCCCTACATCTGCGGGCCCGACGAGATCGTGCAGATCACCTCGGCGATGGTCGAGGTCGCCAGGCTCGTAGGCTGA
- the ripD gene encoding NlpC/P60 family peptidoglycan-binding protein RipD: MKRIYSFAIGLAILGAPMAAAPEIAAADPGVRSTDYQQATDVVVMRGLSQRGVPFSWAGGGINGPSRGTGTGINTIGYDASGLMQYAYAGAGIRLPRSSGAIYRAGQKVLPQQAQKGDMLFYGPEGTQSVAMYLGNNQMLEVGDVVQVSPVRTNGMTPYLVRVIGAQTPLQQAPVQQMPGQQAPLQQPPTQQVPGQQAPLQQPPVQPLPAQQALPQQPAPLQQPALPALPQLPNLQTLLQPAGATR, translated from the coding sequence ATGAAGCGCATCTATTCGTTTGCTATCGGCCTCGCCATCCTGGGGGCCCCGATGGCCGCCGCCCCGGAGATCGCGGCCGCCGACCCCGGCGTGCGGTCGACGGACTACCAGCAAGCCACCGACGTGGTTGTCATGCGCGGTCTCTCGCAGCGCGGCGTGCCGTTCTCGTGGGCCGGCGGCGGTATCAACGGCCCCTCCCGCGGCACCGGGACCGGCATCAACACCATCGGCTACGACGCCTCGGGCCTGATGCAGTACGCCTACGCCGGCGCCGGCATCAGGCTGCCGCGTTCGTCCGGCGCGATCTACCGGGCCGGACAGAAGGTCCTGCCGCAGCAGGCCCAGAAGGGCGACATGCTCTTCTACGGTCCCGAAGGCACCCAAAGCGTCGCGATGTACCTCGGCAACAACCAAATGCTCGAGGTCGGCGACGTCGTGCAGGTCTCGCCGGTGCGCACCAACGGCATGACGCCGTACCTGGTCCGGGTGATCGGCGCGCAGACGCCGCTGCAGCAGGCACCGGTGCAGCAGATGCCGGGCCAGCAGGCCCCGCTTCAGCAGCCGCCGACCCAGCAGGTGCCGGGCCAGCAAGCACCGCTGCAGCAGCCACCGGTGCAGCCGCTCCCGGCGCAGCAGGCGCTGCCGCAGCAGCCGGCACCGCTGCAGCAGCCGGCGTTGCCGGCGCTGCCGCAGCTGCCGAACCTGCAGACGCTGCTGCAGCCGGCGGGCGCCACGCGATAG
- a CDS encoding acyltransferase family protein: MQITSVPPPPAVPGNPGRSGLRVPGSAGFYRYDLDGLRGIAIALVAAFHIWFGRVSGGVDVFLALSGFFFGSKILRAALNPAVTLSPVAEVIRLIRRLVPALVVVLAASAVLTILVQPQTRWETFADQSLASLGYYQNWELANTASDYLRAGESVSPLQHIWSMSVQGQFYVAFLLLVAGCTFLFRRTLKAHLRTLFVVLLSALTVASFVYAIVAHSDDQSTAYYNSFVRGWELLLGALVGAVVANVRWPMWLRTAAASVALAAVVSCGALVDGVDEFPGPWALIPVGATVLMILAGANLPGDPGTGGRMPLPNRLLATRPLVELGAIAYSLYLWHWPLLIFWLSYSGHKHADFVEGAAVLLISGVLAYLTTQLVEDPLRYRAPQETGAAPVLPWWSRLRRPTMALGAAVVLLGVTLTATSFTWRQHVTLLRAAGKELSVLNPQDYPGARALTEHVRVPTLPMRPSVLEVKNDLPASTADGCISDFVNPAVVNCVYGDLDATRTIALAGGSHAEHWLPALDALGHAHHFKVVTYLKMGCPLSTEQVPLIMGNNAPYPQCRDWVQRTMDKLVSDHPDYVFTTTTRPWNIKSGDVMPATYIGIWQTLSDNNIPILGMRDTPWLVKNGQPFDPADCLAKKGGNATSCAIKRSDVLSDRNQTLDFVEQFPLLKVLDMSDAICRTDICRPVEGNVLIYHGAHHLTPTYMRTMAHELGVQIAAATGWW; the protein is encoded by the coding sequence ATGCAGATCACGTCAGTGCCCCCGCCGCCGGCCGTCCCGGGGAATCCGGGCAGGTCAGGGCTGCGCGTGCCGGGATCTGCGGGGTTTTATCGCTACGACCTGGACGGCTTGCGCGGCATCGCGATCGCGCTGGTCGCCGCGTTCCACATCTGGTTTGGCCGCGTCTCCGGCGGTGTCGACGTCTTCCTGGCCCTGTCCGGATTCTTCTTTGGCAGCAAGATCCTGCGCGCCGCGCTCAACCCGGCCGTCACGTTGTCGCCCGTCGCCGAAGTGATCCGGCTGATCCGCCGGCTGGTGCCCGCCCTGGTCGTGGTCCTTGCTGCGAGTGCAGTGCTCACCATTCTGGTGCAGCCGCAGACCCGCTGGGAGACCTTCGCCGACCAGAGCCTGGCCAGCCTCGGCTATTACCAGAACTGGGAACTGGCCAACACCGCGTCGGACTACCTGCGGGCGGGCGAATCCGTCAGCCCGTTGCAACACATCTGGTCCATGTCGGTGCAGGGGCAGTTCTATGTCGCCTTCCTGTTGCTGGTCGCCGGCTGCACCTTCTTGTTCCGGCGAACGCTCAAGGCGCACCTGCGCACGCTGTTCGTGGTGCTGCTCAGCGCGCTGACGGTGGCCTCGTTCGTCTACGCGATCGTCGCTCACTCTGACGACCAGTCGACCGCCTACTACAACAGCTTCGTGCGCGGGTGGGAGTTGCTGCTGGGCGCGCTCGTCGGTGCCGTGGTGGCCAACGTCCGGTGGCCGATGTGGCTGCGCACCGCCGCGGCGTCCGTCGCGCTGGCGGCGGTGGTGTCCTGTGGGGCCCTGGTCGACGGCGTCGACGAATTTCCGGGCCCCTGGGCCCTGATACCGGTCGGCGCCACGGTGCTGATGATCCTCGCCGGAGCCAACCTGCCGGGCGACCCGGGGACCGGCGGCCGGATGCCGCTGCCGAATCGGCTGCTGGCCACCCGGCCGCTGGTGGAGCTGGGCGCCATCGCGTACTCGCTGTACCTGTGGCACTGGCCCCTGCTCATCTTCTGGCTGTCCTACAGCGGCCACAAGCACGCCGACTTCGTCGAGGGCGCGGCGGTGCTGCTGATCTCCGGGGTGCTGGCGTATCTGACCACCCAGCTCGTCGAGGACCCGCTGCGCTACCGGGCGCCGCAGGAAACCGGCGCGGCACCCGTGCTGCCGTGGTGGTCGCGGCTGCGCCGGCCGACGATGGCGCTGGGGGCGGCGGTCGTGCTACTGGGCGTCACACTGACCGCGACCTCGTTCACCTGGCGTCAGCATGTGACGCTGCTGCGGGCCGCGGGCAAAGAGCTGTCCGTACTCAACCCGCAGGACTATCCCGGCGCCCGCGCCCTGACCGAGCACGTGCGGGTGCCGACGCTGCCGATGCGGCCCAGCGTGCTCGAGGTCAAGAACGACCTGCCGGCCTCGACGGCGGACGGCTGCATCAGCGACTTCGTCAACCCGGCGGTGGTCAACTGCGTCTACGGCGACCTCGATGCGACCCGGACCATCGCACTGGCCGGCGGGTCACACGCCGAGCACTGGTTGCCGGCCCTGGATGCGCTCGGACACGCCCATCACTTCAAAGTTGTGACATATCTCAAAATGGGCTGCCCGTTGTCCACCGAGCAGGTCCCGCTGATCATGGGCAACAACGCCCCCTACCCGCAGTGCCGCGACTGGGTACAACGCACGATGGACAAGCTGGTCTCCGACCATCCCGATTACGTGTTCACCACCACAACCCGCCCCTGGAATATCAAGTCCGGTGACGTAATGCCCGCGACCTACATCGGGATCTGGCAGACGTTGTCCGACAACAACATTCCGATCCTCGGCATGCGCGACACGCCGTGGCTGGTCAAGAATGGCCAGCCGTTCGACCCGGCGGACTGCCTGGCGAAGAAGGGCGGCAACGCCACGTCGTGCGCGATCAAACGCTCCGACGTTTTGTCCGATCGCAACCAAACCCTGGATTTCGTCGAGCAATTCCCGCTGCTCAAGGTACTCGACATGTCAGATGCCATCTGCCGCACCGATATTTGCCGTCCGGTCGAGGGAAACGTGCTGATCTACCACGGCGCGCACCACCTGACCCCCACCTACATGCGGACCATGGCCCATGAGCTCGGCGTCCAGATCGCGGCTGCCACGGGCTGGTGGTAG
- the glgX gene encoding glycogen debranching protein GlgX, whose product MPTVWPGGAYPLGATYDGAGTNFSLFSEIAEQVDLCLIDERGDESRIPLDEVDGYVWHAYLPNITPDQRYGFRVHGPFDPAAGHRCDPSKLLLDPYGKSFDGDFTWGQALFSYDLAGIDPNGDTTITGTPPMIDSLGHTMTSVVINPFFDWAFDRAPLTPYHETVIYEAHVKGLTKTHPGIPEGLRGTYAALAHPVIIEHLKSLNVTALELMPVHQFMHDERLLDLGLRNYWGYNTFGFFAPHYQYASNRQAGGAVAEFKMMVRSLHEAGIEVILDVVYNHTAEGNHLGPTINFRGIDNSAYYRLLDEDPRLYKDYTGTGNSLNARHPHVLQLIMDSLRYWVTEMHVDGFRFDLAATLARELHDVDRLSAFFDLVQQDPIVSQVKLIAEPWDVGEGGYQVGNFPGLWTEWNGKYRDTVRDYWRGEPATLGEFASRLTGSSDLYAASSRRPSASINFVTAHDGFTLNDLVSYNEKHNEANGEDNRDGESHNRSWNCGVEGPTDDPEITELRCRQMRNFWATLMASQGTPMIAHGDELGRTQNGNNNAYCQDSELAWIDWSLVDKNADLLTFARKVTKLRRKHPVFRRRRFFDGEPIRSGDEVRDIAWLTATGREMTHDDWNQGLDKCVAVFLNGEAITAPNARGERVVDDSFLLCFNAHKRAVEFVTPHDDYAREWTVEIDTNNPAGDADLVVAAEEKVAIPGCSVLIMRKTA is encoded by the coding sequence TTGCCCACCGTTTGGCCAGGGGGTGCCTATCCCCTCGGGGCCACTTACGACGGGGCCGGCACTAACTTTTCGCTGTTCTCCGAGATCGCCGAACAGGTCGACCTGTGCCTGATCGACGAGCGCGGCGACGAATCGCGGATCCCGCTCGACGAGGTCGACGGCTACGTGTGGCACGCCTATCTGCCGAACATCACGCCCGATCAGCGCTACGGATTCCGGGTACACGGCCCGTTCGATCCGGCCGCCGGCCACCGCTGCGATCCGAGCAAGCTGCTGCTCGATCCCTACGGGAAGTCGTTCGACGGTGATTTCACATGGGGTCAGGCGTTGTTCTCCTACGACTTGGCGGGCATCGACCCGAACGGCGACACCACGATCACCGGCACTCCCCCGATGATCGATTCACTGGGCCACACGATGACCAGCGTGGTGATCAACCCGTTCTTCGACTGGGCCTTCGATCGCGCGCCGCTGACCCCGTACCACGAGACGGTGATCTACGAGGCCCACGTCAAAGGGCTGACCAAAACCCATCCGGGCATCCCCGAGGGACTGCGCGGCACCTACGCCGCGCTCGCTCATCCCGTGATCATCGAACACCTCAAGTCGCTCAACGTCACCGCGTTGGAACTGATGCCGGTTCACCAGTTCATGCATGACGAACGCCTACTCGATCTAGGGCTGCGAAACTACTGGGGCTACAACACATTCGGGTTCTTCGCCCCGCACTACCAGTACGCGTCGAATCGGCAGGCGGGCGGCGCGGTCGCCGAATTCAAGATGATGGTGCGCAGCCTGCACGAGGCCGGCATCGAGGTCATCCTCGACGTCGTCTACAACCACACCGCCGAAGGCAACCACTTGGGCCCGACGATCAACTTCCGCGGCATCGACAACAGCGCCTACTACCGGCTGCTCGACGAGGACCCGCGGTTGTACAAGGACTACACCGGCACCGGCAACAGCCTCAACGCCCGCCACCCGCACGTGCTGCAGCTGATCATGGACTCGCTGCGCTACTGGGTGACCGAGATGCATGTCGACGGATTCCGCTTTGACCTGGCCGCCACGCTGGCCCGCGAGTTGCACGACGTGGACCGCCTGAGCGCGTTCTTCGATCTGGTGCAACAGGATCCGATCGTCAGCCAGGTCAAATTGATCGCCGAACCGTGGGACGTCGGTGAGGGCGGTTATCAAGTCGGCAACTTCCCGGGTTTGTGGACCGAGTGGAATGGGAAGTACCGCGATACTGTGCGTGACTACTGGCGGGGTGAGCCCGCAACCCTGGGCGAGTTCGCTTCCCGGCTGACCGGGTCGTCGGACCTGTACGCGGCGAGCAGCCGGCGGCCCAGCGCCAGCATCAACTTCGTCACCGCACACGACGGGTTCACCCTCAACGACCTGGTCTCCTACAACGAGAAACACAACGAGGCCAACGGCGAGGACAACCGCGACGGGGAAAGCCACAACCGCTCGTGGAACTGCGGTGTCGAGGGTCCGACCGACGATCCCGAGATCACCGAGTTGCGCTGCCGGCAGATGCGCAATTTCTGGGCCACCTTGATGGCGAGCCAGGGCACCCCGATGATCGCGCACGGCGACGAGCTGGGACGCACCCAGAACGGCAACAACAACGCCTACTGTCAGGACTCCGAATTGGCGTGGATCGACTGGTCTTTGGTGGACAAGAACGCCGATCTGCTGACCTTCGCCCGCAAGGTGACCAAACTGCGCAGGAAGCATCCGGTGTTTCGCCGACGCCGATTCTTCGACGGCGAGCCGATCCGCAGCGGCGACGAGGTCCGCGATATCGCCTGGCTGACGGCGACGGGCCGGGAGATGACGCACGACGACTGGAACCAGGGCCTGGACAAATGTGTCGCAGTGTTCCTCAACGGCGAGGCCATCACCGCGCCCAATGCCCGCGGCGAACGGGTGGTCGACGATTCATTCCTGTTGTGCTTCAACGCCCACAAGCGCGCAGTGGAGTTCGTCACACCGCACGACGACTATGCGCGGGAGTGGACCGTCGAGATCGATACCAATAATCCTGCCGGCGACGCGGACCTCGTGGTCGCCGCCGAAGAAAAGGTCGCGATACCCGGGTGCTCGGTGCTGATCATGCGGAAGACCGCCTGA